The Leptospirillum ferriphilum genome has a segment encoding these proteins:
- a CDS encoding cupredoxin domain-containing protein — MSSGRSPILCPKLLTWAGRVILTVAAILHLSTVRAETSATYVLHLQKHVFSPENLIVPAHRPIILHVSNDDNHPEEFESYDLEFEIIVLPHHAIDVPIRALPPGTYEFFGDFHPRTARGHLTVHP, encoded by the coding sequence TTGAGTTCAGGCCGCTCCCCCATCCTTTGCCCGAAGCTCCTGACATGGGCGGGACGTGTGATTCTGACAGTCGCAGCTATTCTTCACCTCTCCACCGTCCGGGCCGAGACATCCGCCACCTATGTTCTTCACCTGCAAAAACATGTTTTCTCCCCGGAGAATCTGATCGTCCCGGCCCACCGGCCAATCATCCTGCATGTATCAAACGACGACAATCATCCGGAAGAGTTCGAAAGCTACGACCTCGAATTCGAAATTATCGTTCTGCCTCATCACGCCATCGACGTTCCGATACGGGCACTTCCTCCGGGAACATACGAATTCTTCGGGGACTTTCATCCCCGGACCGCCCGGGGCCACCTGACCGTTCACCCCTGA
- a CDS encoding FTR1 family iron permease, with the protein METFLILARETLEASLLVGILATTLKRLGRSSDMKRVWWGTGLAVAACLVLGLLANRLESFLSGPVKTWLDISIFFLAAIFLSFMVLWMTQNAPAMKGRIQGKALTALESGHGEVLFLLAFMGVFREGLETILFLWGIALQGDSGSTFEMPLLEGIAGVVTGILVVFALFKGFSRIPLTLFFRLTSVLLILMAAGMIASGVGRLISIGVLSPLVFQVWDTSRLLNEHSLIGTLFSDFFGYRARPSLMTLITVWGYLAVMFTGLWRISQIRTAPSSGSLPEKTSRPTGHTDRH; encoded by the coding sequence ATGGAAACCTTCCTCATCCTGGCAAGAGAAACACTGGAAGCCTCCCTCCTCGTGGGAATCCTGGCAACCACCCTGAAGCGGCTTGGCCGGTCGAGCGACATGAAGCGTGTCTGGTGGGGCACCGGACTTGCCGTCGCAGCCTGTCTTGTCCTTGGCCTTCTGGCCAATCGGCTGGAATCCTTTCTTTCAGGTCCTGTCAAGACATGGCTGGATATCTCGATCTTTTTTCTCGCAGCCATTTTTCTTTCGTTCATGGTCCTCTGGATGACACAGAATGCCCCTGCCATGAAGGGCAGAATCCAGGGAAAAGCCTTGACTGCCCTGGAGTCGGGTCACGGGGAAGTCTTGTTTCTCTTGGCGTTCATGGGTGTTTTCCGGGAAGGGCTTGAGACCATTCTCTTCCTCTGGGGAATCGCCCTGCAGGGCGATTCGGGTTCAACGTTCGAAATGCCCCTTCTGGAAGGCATTGCAGGCGTTGTCACCGGCATCCTCGTCGTTTTTGCTCTTTTCAAGGGATTTTCCCGTATTCCCCTGACGCTCTTCTTTCGACTGACATCCGTTCTCCTGATCCTGATGGCGGCCGGCATGATCGCGTCCGGGGTGGGGAGACTGATTTCGATCGGCGTTCTTTCCCCTCTGGTCTTTCAAGTCTGGGATACGAGCCGTCTTCTGAACGAACACTCCCTGATCGGGACACTCTTTTCAGACTTTTTTGGCTATCGGGCCCGCCCGTCGCTCATGACACTGATCACGGTCTGGGGCTATCTTGCCGTCATGTTCACCGGACTGTGGAGAATCTCCCAAATCCGGACCGCACCGTCCTCCGGAAGCCTTCCGGAAAAAACATCCCGCCCGACAGGGCACACGGATCGACATTGA
- a CDS encoding MBL fold metallo-hydrolase RNA specificity domain-containing protein — protein sequence MQLSFHGAASCVTGSCHLLDVDGFRILIDCGLFQGEDELFSSNLKPFGFEPSSISAVILTHAHLDHCGRLPTLVRQGFRGPVYATSPTRYLTEIVLWDAAHLQEERFQEKKGKQKSPPRSSSRYTPYRIADVIDTMGHFGPSAEYEVPVNLAPGIDATFYNAGHILGSASVQITVSRPGKKTRILFSGDLGPGHPALLSPASPPEDSDYVIMETTYGDRLHRSFEESKEELLGVLTETYGRGGKVLIPTFALERAQDLLFFFREWKSEGRLPGRQSYFLDSPMAINVTHIYERFPDLLADRLVAEFQKKKDPFLFPELKFTRTVDESRTIRDTGPRGVILAGSGMVSGGRILYHLAQEMENTRSSLVFVGYQAEGTLGRAILEGKKSVRIQGVMKDVRLSLHSINGFSAHADQADLLKWCGSMKIPDRVFLIHGEHRSLSAYREKLSEVGWKHAHVPVLHETVELMEKPVSRSAGRTHR from the coding sequence ATGCAACTGTCTTTTCATGGGGCGGCATCCTGTGTTACGGGCTCCTGTCATCTTCTGGATGTGGATGGTTTCCGGATCCTGATTGATTGCGGATTATTCCAGGGGGAAGATGAGTTATTCAGTTCAAACCTGAAGCCGTTCGGATTCGAGCCATCGTCCATATCGGCGGTCATTCTGACCCATGCGCATCTCGATCATTGCGGGAGACTTCCCACCCTTGTCCGCCAGGGGTTCAGGGGACCGGTCTATGCGACGTCACCGACCCGCTACCTGACCGAAATTGTCCTCTGGGACGCTGCCCATTTGCAGGAAGAACGATTTCAGGAAAAAAAGGGAAAGCAGAAATCCCCTCCCCGTTCCTCGTCCCGCTATACCCCTTACCGGATCGCAGACGTCATCGACACGATGGGCCATTTCGGTCCGTCGGCCGAATATGAGGTTCCGGTCAATCTTGCTCCCGGGATTGATGCGACGTTTTATAACGCCGGGCATATCCTTGGATCAGCGTCCGTCCAGATCACTGTTTCCCGTCCCGGAAAAAAGACCCGGATTCTGTTTTCCGGAGATCTCGGCCCGGGACATCCGGCTCTTTTGTCGCCGGCCTCCCCTCCGGAGGATTCGGATTATGTCATCATGGAAACGACCTACGGGGACAGGCTTCACCGGTCTTTTGAAGAATCAAAGGAAGAACTTTTGGGCGTTTTGACCGAAACATACGGGAGAGGCGGAAAAGTTCTGATTCCGACATTTGCACTCGAGCGAGCGCAGGATTTGCTGTTTTTCTTTCGCGAATGGAAAAGTGAGGGCCGGCTGCCGGGCCGCCAGTCCTATTTTCTGGATTCGCCGATGGCCATTAACGTGACACACATCTACGAAAGATTCCCAGACCTTCTGGCGGATCGTCTGGTTGCAGAATTTCAAAAGAAAAAAGATCCTTTCCTGTTCCCGGAACTCAAGTTTACCCGGACGGTTGATGAATCACGCACAATCCGGGATACGGGACCCCGCGGGGTCATTCTGGCTGGCTCGGGAATGGTGTCCGGAGGCAGAATCCTCTATCATCTGGCTCAGGAGATGGAAAACACTCGATCCAGTCTGGTCTTTGTCGGATACCAGGCGGAGGGAACACTGGGCAGAGCCATTCTGGAGGGGAAGAAATCCGTGCGCATCCAGGGAGTCATGAAAGATGTCCGGCTGTCGCTTCATTCCATCAACGGGTTTTCGGCGCATGCCGATCAGGCGGACCTTTTGAAATGGTGCGGATCAATGAAAATACCGGATCGGGTGTTTTTAATTCACGGAGAGCACCGGTCCCTGTCCGCCTATCGCGAAAAGCTGTCGGAAGTCGGATGGAAGCATGCGCATGTTCCCGTCCTCCATGAGACAGTCGAGCTGATGGAAAAACCAGTTTCCAGATCCGCGGGGAGGACACACAGGTGA